The following proteins are encoded in a genomic region of Phragmites australis chromosome 9, lpPhrAust1.1, whole genome shotgun sequence:
- the LOC133928786 gene encoding uncharacterized protein LOC133928786 — MLPAVVPDPPRQNPSSPEAAPAAAAHMANPRLGLGLAPPGADPSAGAPPPPSRRAPRLAKRRHAAASSRSRAPQAAGGTWNPFGGGGGGTDGPRQDGNGGLGSGDGGGVAFGKGQSGGFVFSAAPAVRQQPPEPAVAPSPSEAPFVFGSVRKSLPRFEEGWSASSKLPDKMGKLNLRTPGEVGVGFGQGKDEKDGSSVFGVGISGLVPNSEVNVLPEKLTQLNLGSGVPFQSEKSKSANGVPKNVNSLDDATVLPEKITRLNIGSETPLHDMKSAGASHQPEVFTFRSGGFEGAVLGKETSNSSDRSSEFLSANSNTSSSSSDFLSTANSNASSSANGTDSSSPEKRSDLNVGGGMSQSMKSDNANCPTEAFLFGRHGIRSSVLQSASIATDDGDNFVNDANTNTCTSAQGTVESALPENMTKLNIRCGISSQSSLDDTTTRPPEVFVLGSNVSSFSSAQTASTSFTSFQTNVSSQPKDKGSNFANEYSSNSTYSEANSDQVYGSSSFVFGRGSNATACSEEATEYALHDEIKKLNISKEGTSLGCTKLNNSSTPEFLFQSKAEATSGYDSVPQPKVQEPCPFTNLNNSSTFSIFQNAVPVFSFGTMNAERETAPDDSCAVKQDLPGCSRETLFGLDSIKSAYRDKKEAHKSTRKKKRPTRLKQHAQLHQVVSQETCTNGEASDLAGDFSPMDCSPYPAPAEHVSTEAYVSLDQSVHVCNSSISKQDSSCAEDDLISATEQLVIDADLPPFRDECRYPNVDAPKGNFGSSFSSFGEELSNESQYSFTNVNIGTNGELKKGTTETCADGYSYNVNGQACDEDTYRMQHESGDAVAFQSSSSNFSGLNFSFGASSSPQSSLSAQRRNTRRKLRTKSGPASKPSTTHVFVQPKSSQDAKGMQYFPERSKNEDSAEEQSTRNASTSAALETCETWRTSGNQAYADGHFATAEDYYTRGINSISHHGASGHCSRALTLCYSNRAATRMSLGMMREALQDCLTATSIDPSFLKAKVRAANCQLALGELEDASRSYTSCLNSNTSGCDPKMFSEASDGLERVKRVADWISQSKELLQKRTSPEARTALDLISNALHISPHSDSLMEMKAEALLMLRRYEEVIQLCQESVNPTERNSVFYNANGQPRNFTVSEKTPCSGRYWRPYLICKSYFLSGKLEEALDLLNKHEQVTPVKESDGSRYQERFSSLSTTIRQLYSLKAAGNDSFQAGRYSEAVEQYSAALACNSESRPFSAVCFCNRAAAYQALGQVTDAIADCSLAMVLDTNYPKAISRRATLYEMIRDYGQAANDARKLISLLEKKVNKSGVSPNILNKHSDLKQARARLSSVEDESKKDTPLNLYLILGVEPFCSAADIKKAYRKAALRHHPDKATQFLGRNENADDGFWRDVAKEVHADADHLFKTIGEAYNVLSDPDKRQEYDCGEDLRNARKRVSKGRSMHRSPEQNYGNRGFNPRQQQSNRGSSRSRWYGYSDDCW; from the exons ATGTTGCCGGCGGTAGTGCCGGACCCGCCGCGCCAAAACCCTAGCTCGCCAGaggccgcccccgccgccgcggcccaCATGGCCAACCCGCGCCTAGGGCTCGGCCTCGCGCCGCCAGGCGCCGATCCCTCCGccggggcgccgccgccgccctcccgaCGCGCGCCGCGCTTGGCCAAGCGGCGCCacgcggccgcctcctcccgctcccgcgccccGCAGGCCGCCGGCGGGACGTGGAATCctttcggcggcggcggcggcgggacggATGGTCCGAGGCAAGATGGGAATGGCGGGTTGGGGAGTGGGGACGGTGGTGGCGTCGCATTCGGGAAGGGTCAATCGGGGGGCTTTGTGTTCAGTGCTGCCCCGGCGGTGCGCCAGCAGCCTCCAGAGCCGGCTGTGGCGCCATCACCCAGTGAAGCACCCTTCGTGTTTGGGAGCGTGAGGAAGAGCTTGCCTCGGTTCGAGGAGGGATGGTCCGCTTCGTCGAAGCTGCCCGATAAGATGGGTAAGCTGAACCTGCGCACTCCGGGAGAAGTTGGTGTTGGTTTTGGTCAGGGGAAGGATGAAAAGGATGGGAGTTCTGTTTTTGGTGTTGGTATATCTGGTTTGGTTCCTAATAGTGAAGTGAATGTACTCCCGGAGAAGCTGACACAGTTGAATTTAGGCAGTGGGGTGCCCTTTCAGAGTGAGAAGAGCAAGAGTGCTAATGGTGTGCCAAAAAACGTTAACAGTTTGGATGATGCAACTGTGCTTCCAGAGAAGATAACACGGTTGAATATAGGAAGTGAGACGCCCTTGCATGACATGAAAAGCGCTGGTGCTAGTCATCAACCTGAAGTGTTTACATTTCGGAGTGGAGGATTCGAAGGTGCCGTTCTTGGTAAGGAAACAAGCAACTCTTCAGATAGGAGCAGTGAATTCCTCTCTGCAAATAGCAACACTTCTAGTTCTAGCAGTGATTTTCTCTCTACTGCGAATAGTAATGCTTCTAGTTCAGCTAATGGCACTGACAGTTCGTCTCCAGAGAAGAGATCAGATTTGAATGTAGGAGGCGGAATGTCTCAGAGCATGAAAAGTGATAATGCTAATTGTCCAACAGAGGCATTTTTATTTGGGCGACATGGAATCCGGAGCTCTGTTTTGCAGTCTGCAAGCATAGCCACGGATGATGGTGATAATTTTGTCAATGATGCAAATACAAACACTTGTACTTCAGCTCAGGGTACGGTGGAGAGCGCACTTCCAGAGAATATGACAAAGTTAAATATAAGATGTGGAATCTCATCTCAGAGCAGCCTAGACGATACTACTACACGACCACCAGAAGTATTTGTATTGGGCAGTAATGTATCTAGCTTTTCCTCTGCCCAGACTGCAAGCACATCATTCACAAGTTTTCAAACTAATGTATCCTCTCAACCAAAGGACAAGGGAAGTAACTTTGCTAATGAGTATAGTAGTAATTCTACATATTCTGAAGCAAATAGTGATCAAGTGTATGGGTCAAGTAGCTTTGTTTTTGGTAGAGGCAGCAATGCGACCGCTTGTTCTGAAGAAGCTACAGAATATGCACTACATGATGAAATCAAGAAATTAAACATCAGTAAGGAAGGGACTTCGCTCGGATGTACTAAATTGAACAATTCTTCAACTCCTGAATTTTTGTTTCAAAGCAAAGCAGAGGCTacttctggatatgattctgTTCCCCAACCCAAAGTTCAGGAGCCATGCCCATTTACAAATTTGAATAATTCGTctactttttctatttttcagaATGCAGTGCCTGTTTTCAGTTTTGGAACCATGAATGCAGAAAGAGAAACTGCTCCGGATGATTCTTGTGCAGTCAAACAGGATTTACCTGGGTGTTCCAGAGAGACCTTATTTGGTCTAGACAGTATAAAGTCAGCGTACAGGGACAAAAAAGAAGCACATAAAAgcacaaggaaaaagaaaagaccaaCTAGGCTAAAGCAGCATGCTCAACTCCATCAGGTTGTCTCTCAGGAAACATGCACCAATGGAGAAGCATCAGATTTAGCAGGTGACTTTTCACCAATGGATTGTTCTCCTTATCCGGCACCAGCTGAACATGTGTCAACAGAGGCATACGTGTCTTTGGATCAGTCCGTTCACGTATGTAATAGTAGTATCTCAAAACAGGACTCCAGTTGTGCTGAAGATGATCTAATTTCTGCAACTGAGCAATTGGTTATTGATGCAGACCTTCCGCCGTTTAGAGATGAATGTAGATATCCGAATGTTGATGCACCCAAGGGCAATTTCGGTAGCAGCTTTTCTAGTTTCGGAGAAGAGTTAAGTAATGAATCACAATATTCTTTCACTAATGTGAACATTGGCACAAATGGTGAACTTAAAAAAGGCACAACAGAAACTTGTGCTGATGGTTACAGCTACAATGTTAATGGGCAAGCGTGTGATGAGGACACCTACAGAATGCAGCATGAGTCTGGTGACGCTGTTGCTTTTCAATCAAGCTCATCAAATTTCAGTGGGCTGAACTTCAGCTTTGGTGCATCATCGTCCCCTCAAAGCTCGTTATCAGCACAAAGACGTAACACAAGAAggaagttaagaacaaagagtGGTCCGGCATCCAAGCCTTCAACTACCCATGTTTTTGTTCAGCCAAAATCTTCACAGGATGCAAAGGGCATGCAATATTTCCCGGAAAGAAGTAAAAATGAAGACTCAGCGGAAGAGCAATCAACAAGAAATGCTTCTACTTCTGCTGCCTTGGAGACTTGTGAAACCTGGCGTACTAG TGGAAATCAAGCCTATGCAGATGGCCACTTTGCTACTGCAGAGGATTATTATACTCGTGGAATAAATTCTATTTCCCATCATGGCGCTTCTGGACACTGTTCCCGTGCGTTGACGTTGTGTTATAGCAACCGTGCAGCTACAAGAATGTCACTTGGCATGATGCGGGAAGCCCTTCAGGATTGTTTGACTGCTACATCAATCGACCCCAGCTTTCTTAAGGCTAAAGTTAGAGCTGCAAA TTGCCAGCTTGCATTAGGCGAGCTTGAAGATGCATCAAGGAGTTACACGTCCTGTTTGAACAGTAACACATCGGGTTGTGACCCCAAAATGTTTTCTGAGGCTTCTGATGGTTTGGAAAGAGTAAAG AGAGTGGCAGATTGGATATCTCAGTCCAAGGAACTTCTTCAGAAAAGAACATCTCCTGAAGCAAGAACGGCTTTAGACTTGATCTCCAATGCATTGCACATAAGTCCACACTCGGATAGCCTAATGGAAATGAAAGCAGAGGCACTGCTGATG TTACGGAGATATGAAGAAGTGATTCAACTATGTCAGGAGTCTGTAAATCCGACTGAAAGAAATTCAGTCTTTTACAATGCTAATGGACAACCAAGGAATTTCACGGTCTCTGAAAAGACGCCATGTTCCGGAAGGTATTGGCGGCCTTACCTCATTTGCAAGTCTTATTTCCTTTCGGGCAAGCTTGAAGAGGCTCTGGACTTGCTAAATAAGCACGAGCAAGTCACACCTGTCAAAGAAAG TGACGGGAGCAGATATCAAGAACGTTTCTCATCGTTGTCAACAACTATAAGACAACTATATTCCCTTAAG GCTGCTGGGAATGACTCATTTCAAGCTGGTAGATATTCAGAAGCTGTGGAACAATATTCTGCGGCTTTGGCATGCAATAGTGAATCACGCCCCTTTTCAGCTGTCTGTTTTTGCAATCGTGCAGCTGCATATCAAGCACTTGGTCAAGTTACTGATGCAATAGCAGATTGTTCGCTTGCCATGGTTCTTGATACAAATTATCCCAAG GCGATTTCTAGGCGAGCCACCTTATACGAGATGATAAGGGATTATGGACAAGCTGCTAATGATGCAAGGAAGCTAATCTCGCTTCTTGAAAAGAAAGTAAATAAGTCTGGAGTATCACCAAATATTTTGAACAAGCACAGCGATCTGAAGCAAGCACGAGCGCGTCTTTCATCTGTAGAGGATGAATCAAAAAAGGATACTCCTTTGAATTTGTATTTAATCTT GGGAGTTGAGCCATTCTGCTCTGCAGCAGATATTAAGAAGGCATACCGGAAAGCTGCATTGAGACATCACCCAGACAAG GCTACTCAATTTCTAGGAAGGAATGAGAATGCTGATGATGGATTTTGGAGGGATGTTGCCAAGGAAGTTCATGCAGATGCGGATCATCTGTTCAAAACAATTGGGGAGGCATATAATGTTCTGTCAGACCCTGACAAG CGTCAAGAGTACGACTGTGGAGAGGATCTAAGAAATGCTAGAAAGAGAGTATCTAAGGGGAGGAGTATGCATAGGTCACCTGAACAGAACTATGGCAACAGAGGTTTTAATCCACGCCAGCAGCAGTCAAACAGAGGTTCATCACGCTCACGTTGGTACGGATATTCAGATGATTGCTGGTAA